CCAACCCCCCATCTCCAGTACTTTCTCTCCATGGCTGCCCCATCTGAGCCACAAAAACTTGCTCAAGTACCTTAATCGTCCCCAGGTCTGACAGCCACATCTGCTCTATTATTTAACTCACTCATTCACATGTCCACtcattcaagaaacatttgttaagtgcctactatgtgccaggcactagggagTACAGAGATGAATAGATTCAGTCTTTGCCCTCAAAGTCCTCAAAATCCTCAAAGTCCCGAAGGAGAATCAGACCCACACACAGATGATGGTATTATGACAAGTGAGATGCAAAGATGGACATGGTTGGTGCAGAGACTGGTtgggtgtgtggtgagtgggAGGGGAGCCCTGAAATGACTCTCAGCTGTTTGGTTGGTACGAATGGGCAGATGGTAGTGCTGTTCACTgacacaggagaaaagaaaaaaggaaggaggagctAGGTATTGGGGAAGATGGCATGTTCTGTTTGGGGTATAATGAGTTTGAGGTGCTATTGGAATATCTCAGTAGAAATCTCCAACATATCTTCAGCTTACGGGAGGGAGAAGTCTGAACTGGAATTAGAGATTTGAGAATCATCCCCATATAGGAGTTGGAATCATGAATGTTTACGGGGTGCTTTCTGCTGCCAGTGACAGAGTAATTACACTATGGTGACATTTGCTATCTCACATCTTAAGTAGCCAAGAGGCAGGCAGCTCCAGGGTTGGGTGACTTGGCGGCACAATGAGGGCATCCATAACTCAGGTGCCTTCTATAGTCCACTCTGCCATTCTCAGGAAGTCGACTTCTTCCTCAGCCTTGTCCCCTCATGCTTGCACCGCAGCTGCCCCGCTGTCTCACAACCCCATTACAAGATAAGAATGAAGATTTCTTCTTGCGCAagttactttttattatggagaAAATCCTTTATCTTTAGCCAACAGACTTGTCCTTGGGTCTCACTGGCCATATCATTAGGCAAAAGGAAACGTGATTACCATGATAGGCTCAAACGTTCTGTGGTTTATCTCTTTGGCAGTGGAGAGCCCACCTTCCTGGAACACAGGGTAGCCTCTCTCTAATCTTCATCCTCGTGTGACCCCTGGCTGGCCTAGCAGTGTTGACTTGACCCAAACAGTTCAGTAGAGATGCCAGGAGCTTGGGCTCCTGAGTCAAGCATCTCTGAGTTCATATCCTAGAGCCTTTGCTTTCAAggcctcttcctttttctgtgacTGAttctcctcctcccatcccctcTCTTTCCCAAGGTTGGCTCCTCTGCCCTAGGTCTTGTCTCGTGGCTCCAGCCATCCCTTTCTTGCCGTCCTGCAGACTCCCCCTGAATGTTCCACAGCCTCCTAGGCTCGTCCCGGGGCCTGGGGCCACTGTTCCCAGTTTTCTGCCCCAGCACCGTAAGTGGGTGACCCCAAGGCCCCTGCATGAGATTCTACCTTAGAAACAGCCATCAGAGCTGCTCTAATGACTTCTAGCTGCCAATGTGGAAGGTGTCCTAAAAAAATGGGGAACAATTAAAATTTGTGCCGAGAGCCAAGGAGAGCCTCTGGCTAACTTCTAAGCGTCCAGGCAGGACTTCGTGGCACTCAGTGAGCGTTATTCCTGTCTGTCTCCCTTCCCTGGGCTGTGAGTATCTCAATAGGGAAACAGATCACTCATCCGTCCGTCGCGTTGGTACCTGATGCATACTAGTGCTCAGAAAAATGTGTGATGAAGGAATAAGATActggctttgccatttacttTCTAAGTGTCTGTGAACAAGGTCCTTTCCTTTTCTAGAcccattttaaaatctgtaaaatgaggggccCGGACTGCATCTCAAGGGAGCCCTTTCAGCATTAAATGGCATAAGTGGCCAAGGGGTAGAGGGACCAGCTGGCTGAGGCAGGGTCTCCAGGGTCTCTGGCAAAATGCTGTGCTCAGGTCTGAGGTGGAGGGGTGGGCTTGGAGAGAGGGGCTGCCCTGGCTCCTTGTCTTGGGAGCTGCCAGGACTCCGGAGCAGGGGATGGAACTGATTTTGGCCAGTGAGAGGGCATTGGCTGTTAAGCCCTTGAATCCCGGTGGCCCATTTGCTGGGTCCCCTCCCTGACTCACTAGCCAGGTGTGGGGGGAGACCAATTTCTCGAGGAAACTCTGGGTCCCCAGCCCTTGCCTAAGCCTGCCTCTGAACAAGCTGTCCTTGTTTACGACCCCCGTCGGGGGGACAGTGATTGCTCATCTTTGCATGTGATTTGAGAGGCCCAGTCTTTCAGGCTTGGAGGAAACTCAAGCCCCGCCAGGCGCTTGGCATTGGAATGCTCAGCTGGTCCCCTCCTGGGGCTCATGTGACCAAGATTCAGCTATAAATATCAGAGGGGCCCCAGACCAAGACAGAATCCGGGCTCcagcagaaggcaaaggggatcCAACCGGGTGTTTTGTGACAAaggccagacccccaggtctgcgTAGAGCGAGACAGCCAGgtgggcccccaccccaccccacaatATGGATTATAAGTCAGGCCTGATCCAGGACGGCAACCCCATGGAGAACCTGGAGAAGCAGCTGATCTGCCCCATCTGCCTGGAGATGTTTACCAAGCCGGTGGTCATCTTGCCGTGCCAGCACAACCTCTGCCGGAAGTGTGCCAATGACATCTTCCAGGTCAGTGCTGGCCATGGCCTTGTCCTGGGGCCCCAGGTGGCTACTCAGCTTCCCTGCGATGAAATCCCTTCTCTGTTAGCCTTCCAACCGACCGGCTCTTTCCCCTCTGAGGGGAACCCCTGCGGAGGCCTCTGGACTGGGCAGTGGGGAGCTGGGAGGCGGCTCTGGCGACCCTGTGGTTCTCCATGACGCGGgtttcccctcccaccctgcccacagctcccccaccccagtcctcaGCGCCCTCCCTGTTGACTCTCCAATCCGGAGTCTAACGCCTCAAGTGATAAGTgtagggggtgggggacaggggatAGGAGAGAGAAACCAGACCCCTGTGGCTGTGGCTGGAGCCAGCTCCAGGTGGCAGGGGGCCCAGAGCTTTAGGAGGAGGGTGGCGGGAGGCACTGGGCAGTAGAGGCATCTTCCCTTTTGAGGCAGTTCCCCACAAtatgggggcaggaggggctccATGTCCCTGAGAAAAGAGCAGGAGTGGATGTGCTGGCTGGGAGCAGGACTCAAGGTTCCCCAGGGGCACTTTGCACAATGTTCTCTCACTATTTAATCTTTAAAGTGGCAGCGTTAGGAGCTTGCTCTACTTGTAATGCCCATTTCATGAGTGGGCAGACTGAGCCTTAGAGAGTAAGATCACTTGCCTAAAGTCACTCAGAGAGTAACGGTGACTTGAACCCGGGTCTGCCGACTCCCAAGCCTGTTGATGGCCTGGCTGCTTCTCGGGTGCTCCCTGTGGAAGTGGGCTGGCTCTCTTCGCAAGATGGGGCTCTCCAGGTCGTTTGGCCTGACGGGGAGCGGCTGGGGTGTCAGGGCAAAGAGAGTAAGAGACTTGAAGGGAAAGAGTTGAGGACGTGGCCCAGGCCCGATGGCAACTGTTGCCACCTGCAGGCTGCAAATCCCTACTGGACCAACCGGGGTGGCTCCATGTCCATGTCTGGAGGCCGTTTCCGCTGCCCCTCCTGCCGCCACGAGGTGATCATGGATCGTCACGGTGTGTACGGCCTGCAGAGGAATCTGCTAGTGGAGAACATCATCGACATCTATAAGCAGGAGTGTTCCAGGTCAGTCCTCCCGGCTGCTAGGGggccatcctcctgcccagcCACGCTGTGTCTCGCTCTCCCAggctccttcttcctccttcccccttcccctgctcAGGATCCAGGCCCCTCGCTGGGCTAGCTGCACCAGCCAGTTCTGAGAGCCATTCTCCTCTTCCTAAGGCAGGGGCGGAGGCCCGTGGCCCCAACCCTGGCTCTGCTGATCGATCAGGGGATGGGAAGGGGCCCAGTCATTAGGCTGCCTTCCTAAGCGATTCTGAGACAGAGACTGGGGGAAAGATGAGatgagagagtgggagagaggcaCAGGGGCCAGCTGAGTGGCCCTGGTCGGCAGAGAAAGCGCCCAGTGAGAACACATCCAGGTTGTCTGTAACGACAGCAATGGCTATTTTCCCACGTGCCAGGCCCTGGAAATGCTTCATCTTAGTGCCTCCACAGCCCTGTGGATCAGGCATGACTTTTattacccccatttcacagatgaggaaacagaggctcaaagAGGTGAGTGGAAAGTGGAAGTGCTGAGAGTTGACCCAGTCAATCCAGCTCCAAGTCTCcctgtaaataataataaaatagctcCGTTGCAGGCAGAATGTTGTGAGTGGTGGAGGTTGTGCAGTGTTGGCCTCGAAGTGGGGAGAGACACAGCTAGGGGGGAGATCTTTACAAATCAGGACATCATGACTAGACTCCCAGGCTGCTGAGCTCACAGCCTTTATGATCCAAAACCTTCACCAAGCACCTGCCTGCAGGCAGTGCCCTGCCCAAGGGAAGGTGAGGGGCCAGGTCTAGGGAGAAAATTCCCTGGCCGGGGGAGCTGTGTTTGCTCATCTGCCTCTGTGACTAATGCATTGTAGGGTCTTTGAAGCTTTGGAGCTTCCTTTCCCATGTCTGCAAAAGGGTAGAGATAGTAAGATCTGTTATTGTGACTGTCAAAGAGGATAttgatgaaaaatgtttaaaacatcaaatatttattgggcacctactgtgtgcaggccCTGTAGCAAGTCCTTTCCAGGCATTTTCCCTATCTAATCATCACCGTAACCCTGTAAGGcattcttatctccattttaccttgaggaaatggaggctcagagagggtcgGAGGTTTAttcaaggacacacagctggctGTGTGAAGCTGAAGAGAAGCTGAAAGAGAGAGGTTATTGACTCCACGGGGAATATTCTTAACGGGGCTATGCTAGATTGCCTCTCATGTTGCTCGAGCTCAACACCGCAAAAATGCAAACATACTGTTGATCATTACAACAAATAAAATCGATATCATGCCAATTATTAGCCCACGCAATGTCGACCTATGAAGAGCATGTTGTGTTTGAACCCTTTGAGGCCTTGCTGTGTAGTTGAATGACAATGACAGCTGCCCTTTATTGAAGGTCCGCTCTGTGCCGGGCAATACACATTAATTACAGATAACTTTTGCCATGACTGCAGTAGCTCTGAGAGGAAACCCCAGCTCAGAGAGGTGAACTCACTGGTCCAAAATGACAAAGTGAATAAGTGGTAGAACcatctggatttgaacccagatgcGGAAGCCTGGCCTGGGGAGGGTGGGCACCTGGGAGGGTGGCAGGCACAGGTACTGACCCTTGCCTCACCCTCAGCACTTCAGGCCTGGGCTCCCTTTCCAGCGCACGGAGGCAGGTGGCAAAGAGAGACTGGGGACTGGGGACCCTGGGCACAGATGCCAAAAGACAAGTCTGGAAAGGGGCTTATTTAAGAACTTGAGGGGACAATAAATCCTGGGTTTGAAGAGTCATGCGAGTGTTCGGAGGTGAGGTGTTGACACTGGCGGGGGGCAGTCACCATTCGAGGTTTGTGAGACACCTGTTACCTGTCACATTAGGAGCTGGGAGTCAGGGGTGGTGGAGATAGGGCGTGGCTGTAAATGAGCATAGAGTCTAGCTGAGGTTGGTGGGGGGTGAGACCTAGACTCAAAAGATCGAATCTAGGTTAGGAAATGACCACTGCCCCAAGAGAAGCACAAATAACATGCCAGGGACCCTAAGTGGAGAAAGAGATCAAGGGAGAAAGGCGTTCTAAGAACGCATGTTAGGGAAGAAAGAGACACGGACCCTGGGAAGAACCCCTGGACTAGGAGTCCAGGCTTGTGCTAGGCCGTTGGACAGCCCTGGGCTACCCACGTACCAGTTGTGTGACTTGGGTCATACACACACTGCTTCTCTCTCATCCTTGGGGGCATCTTCATggctcagagagggcagaggattgtccagggccacacagctagcaagtggtgaAGCTGAGGCTTCACCGGAGAGAGAGGGTGTGACTGACTCCACGGTGAATATTCTTAACTGCTATGCTAGCTATTgattcattctttctacctgtATTTAATTaccacctcctctgtgccagatACTGTACACTGTAGGTTCAAGGGTGAAGGAAACAGGCAAGTTTCCCTGCCTTGAAGGAGGTTACAGTCTGGTGgattaaatatagaattaaatgaGGCCATCAGTATAAATCGCTTAGCTCGGAGCCCAGCCTGCAATAACCAAGAGCTGTGGTGACTATACTTAGAGCAAATGAACTCTGGCCTCCCCCGCCCtgactagctgggtgaccttgggcaagtcagtccACCTTTCTGGAGcccagtttcctcttctctaaaatgcCTCCAGGCATGTTGGAATGACTCTGGAGTTCTATGACCCTGCCTGTGTCCTCTGGCTGGCAGAGCCTCAGGCTAACTCCATCACTGAAGATTGAGTCTTAGGGTGGGGGGACAGGTAAGGTGTCATTGGCTTCCCTGGTTCGGGGCCCCtgacaatgaaaagaaaaggttTGGGGCAGCCAGCCACTGACAGTTCAGGGTGTAAGTCTGGGGTGGCCTCCTGTGATTGGAGctggtggggtgggcagagacgGGGACACAGGACCCCCGTGACTGATGACTGTTTTCCATGTCAGTCGGCCCCTGCAGAAGGGCAGCCACCCCATGTGCAAGGAACACGAAGATGAGAAAATCAACATCTACTGTCTCACGTGTGAGGTCCCCACGTGCTCCATGTGCAAGGTGTTTGGGGCCCACAAGGCCTGTGAGGTGGCCCCGCTGCAGAACGTCTTCCAGGGACAAAAGGTACTGGCTCCAGCCACTTCTGCCCCTGGCCTGGGGTTGCTGGGCACGGCGGGATGATTCAGGAGGTAGATTTGATCCTCGTAGATCTGCTGAGCCGGCCCTTTGAATAGTCCCTCTGGAGGGACTTACCAAGCCGCAGGGACAGCAGCCCTTGCCTTCCTGGGGGAGGTGGCTGAGCTCATGGGTTATACTTAGAGCCACTTGAGAGCACCTGGGTGTGGCCACGGGGGAGAAGTCagaccccagggccaggccaccaGGGTCCTCTCAGGCCATAGCTTCTCCATCCCAGCGTACTTTGGGCCCCGGATATATCTTCCCATGCCTCTCACCTCTTCCAGACCTCGTATTCCCCTGCAGCAGAAGGCAGCTTAGAGCCCTCTCCCTGGGCCTGTGGGGTCCCACCACCCTGTACATGTAGTAAGCTGCAGCCCCCTTTTCCATActctttcttccccacccccactcttctCTTGGTCTCTTTCTTCTAGAACTCTctgactctttcttttctttctccctcctttcttagAAACAAGCCCCTCCTCTGCCAGTCCCTTGCTGTGTATTTAGGCAGCTCACTTCCCCATTCTTGgcctcatttgtaaaatcaggGATGTACTATCTCTCTGATATCCTCTGCTCTGGGCCTGAGCTGCACCCCAGAAAGAGGGGCCACACCCCTACTGGAGGCCCTTTctagcagggaggggagggagggagccaccATTGTTGCCATGCCCTAGCGGGCAGGCCCTGAAGCtatttctgtctctcctctcctgacctccccccaccccccatctagACTGAACTGAGTAACTGTATCTCCATGCTGGTGGCAGGGAATGACCGAGTGCAGACCATCATCACTCAGCTGGAGGATTCCTGTCGAGTGACCAAGGTGAGGGGATAGAAACGCCCTGCCTTGGGGCTGGAAGCCTCCCAGTGCCACCTGGTCTCTGGGGAAGGCTCACCCAGGGGTTGTGGCTAAAGGTTGGGGCCTGGAGCCAATGGTAGCAAAGCAGGGATGGCTGGGGAGGGACTAATCCACTTGTCCACTCACTCAGCAAATGCTTCTTGAGCACAGTTGTTTGTCAGGCCCTGCCAAGGTGCTGGGGATGGGAAACTGGTCCCTGACCTCAGGGAGCGTCCCACCAATAATTCCCCGGATTTATTCTGAGCAATGTGCTCAGGTGTGCTGTAGTAGACCAagacttctcaaactttaaagtgCATGCAAATCACCCTGGGATCTTGTTAGAATCCAGGTGTTCCAGTAGGTCTGGAATGAGGCataagattctgcatttctaataagctcccagggTTTGCCCAAGCTACTGAGTCCACAGACCGAACTCTGAGTAGCAAAACTGTCGAGGGCAGAAGAGAACTTTTCAATCCCAGAAAAAGCATTCATGATTTTGCATCTCCATCTGGGGTGAGGACTTGGAGATGAGATGGGGAGGGGTCATGATAGCTGCTAGTGGACGAAGAGCCCGGTGAAGGGTAGGTTTGAAGGAAGGCGACATACATTGTGATCACCCAGGAGAGGCTCCCAGTCTGATGAGGAGCTACTATTATACCCATTctacaggagaggaaactgacATGTAACATCCTGTTGGAGAGAAGGGAATTGAGGAGGGCACTAGGGGAGCTGCTTTTCCACCTCTCTTAGGACCAAAGGATGCGGAGCTTCCCAAATCCAGTCTTGGTTCTAAAACAGAGGGAAGAGTGTGACTTGGGGCATATGGGAGGCCCAGAATATGTCATGCCATGTGACCCTAGAGCCTCTATTTTTGAAGAAGGGGGTAGCTGTTCTCCATGACACCAGCCTCTGAATGTCATTGATGTGCTAAGTAGCTGTGAGACCTCACGAGTACATTCTTCTTGTTAAGCCTTCCTCTTCTGTAACGGGGTTTAGTAAGATCTCTCCCAGCTTTAGGTTGTTTGTTCCTGTCCCTGGAAAGGAGTGTTGTGGGTAGGGAGTAAGGACCCTCCAGGATGTGATGGCAAGATTTCTGTCCCCAGGAGAACAGTCACCAGGTGAAGGAAACTTTGAGCCAGAAGTTTGACGTCCTGTATGCCATCCTGGATGAGAAGAAGAGTGAGTTGCTGCAGCGGATCAcacaggagcaggaggagaagcTCAGCTTCATAGAGGCCCTCATCCAGCAGTACCAGGAGCAGCTCGACAAGTCCACGAAGCTGGTGGAGACGGCCATCCAGTCCCTGGATGAGCCTGGTGGGGCCACCTTCCTCTTGGTGAGCAGGACTAGGCAGGCCTGGGCAGGGTCAGTTTGACTCTGCAGCCCTGTCTAAGGTTCAAGTCATTTAAAtccctgtgagcctcagtttcctcatctataaaattggcaTGTAACAATCCCTACCTTCCTCTTCCTGATTTGATGAGGATCAAATAAGAGGATGTTTGTGAAAGGGTTTTGCAAACTGCAAAACACACCGTCCTATACAGAGAGTATTAATCGAGCACCAACCATAGGCCAGGCACTGAAGTGGAGCCACAGCAATGAAgcagacacagccctgccctaGAAGAGCTTTTTGGGGAGGACGGAAAAGGCTCAGCTATAAGACATCACAATTCTGTTCAGTAAAAATTTCCTAAGCTCCTACTGTGGGCCAGGCTTTGTGCTAGACATTGGGTATGAGAAGGCGATTAGGATATGAGTCTCAGATTGGAGATTTCTGGGTTTAGGAGTGTTTGAACTGATACCCCTAGAACACAAGCTTCCTGCCAGGACAATGGGAGGGTCCCAGGGTGATGACTGAGACCTGTGCAGACCatagacagaaggaaaaagatcCCAGTCCTGTTCAGCTCGGGGAGGGGAGCAGGTCACAACCGGGCTAGGGAACGGCACTGAGTGTCCATCTGCAACACCGAGTCGCCGGTTTGCTGGTTTCCTGGGGTTACCTCTTCTGCAATCCTAACCTTTGTTCTCTCTCCCCCCACAGAGTGCCAAGCAACTCATCAAAAGGTCAGTGTCTCCCCAGGGACTGTGATCCAAGGCCCTGGTTCCCACCAGGGCTGCTGACTTCTGTCCAGGCCCCCATACCTGGGCAGGAGGTCTGCTGGGAGGGTCTCACCTTAGGCTTGCTTTCCTGACCTTTGCATACTGCACTTTCTTGGACCATCTATTCTGCTGTCCTGGAGAGGAGTGTGGAGAGGAAGTACTCCACCCCTCCAGGGAAGCCTCTAGGTGGAAGGCCTGGGTGTGGGCATGGCACGTGGGCTTGTGGAGTGGGAGCTAAGACACCCCTCCCTGCACTGAGCCCCGGAGATCtcaccctgcctctccctctctcccccacagcATCGTGGAAGCTTCCAAGGGCTGCCAGCTGGGGAAGATAGAGCCAGGCTTTGAAAACATGGACTACTTCACTTTGGACTTGGAATACATAGCGGATACCTTGAGGGCCATTGACTTTGGGACAGGTAAAGGAGGTGGTGGTGCCGCTTGCCTACTTGCCTGCCTGACCCCTGAAAGCCAGCATCCCTCCCACTGAGCCCCACAGCGGAGGCAGATACACTAGCAAAGATCCTGGAGATCAAGTTGAACTCATACAGCCAACTTCTAGAAGAGCCCAGagcttagcatggtgcctggtgcATAATTGTGGCTCAGTAAATTATGTGTGAATTCACAGCAGGAGGCCTCTTGGGGCAGTACAAATAGCATGGGgtctggaatcagacagacctgagttcaaatcctggttctttGTTTGttatctgtgtgacctttggcaagccCCCCTCTGCCTCTCTGCGTTTcgttttctaacttttaaaaattaggttggAAGTGGGCCCTCTAATGATGACCACCTCATGGTGCTGTTGCAACTCATCAGATATTGATGCAGAAAGGTTCTGTATCCAAAATAAGCAAatccatggggaaaaaataaacaaaaaaaaaagagagagaaaaaagaaaggttcTGTAGAGTCCTAGGCACACACTAGTTATTGCCTAAGGGTAGTCTTAACTTCAGCTTCTTAACGCTACCATTTATGATACCCGGGCACCTCATTTCTGGTTATAATTACTCTTCCATAGAGTGCCTCTAATAATTGCAATGATGTAAGCACAGCAATAATAAGGGGAAAAATAAGAAGGCAAACGAGGAACTGAATGAGAAGCAAAGACGTTAATTTGCCGCAGCTGAAAGGTAGCTATTTAGCAGCAGGGAAAGACAGGACAAATCCAGCGTTGCTGACTGTCGCGTTGGTCTGAGAGGTGATACTCCGATGACcagctgagagagagaaaaagggtgTGTGCGCGCAGGAACAAGCAAGAACCAAACGGGCTTGCATGAGAAAGAGCAATGCTTCTGGGCACCTCCTTCAGTTTCTGGTATTAAGTCTTTTCTCAGATCCCCAGATACACCCTACTCATGGGTTAGGACAAAATACATCCCAAAGTGGAGATACCAATGGACTTGGCTACATTCATTGCTGCAGATCATCTGCGCCACTATTACGGACCCTAAGCTAAGATATTCAAGAGCGGGTCGCACCATGTAAACAAAGCATTGTGAAGACCTCCACTGCTCTTCCtaatctccctgagcctcaatttcctcataggTAAAATGGGAGAGTAgcaacagctaccatttattgaatacttcctATGTCTTAGGCACTAGGCCCTTGACATAAATGCTATCATTTAATACAACTTGATGAGATAGATGCTGTCATCTTCGCCCTTTtgtagttgaggaaactgaagctcagagagactGAGCAACTTGTTCGAAGACCACACAGCTTAGCAAGTAGCCCACACAGACCCCACTGAGGGCCATCCCGCTCACAGACTCTTGTGAGGATTGTATGAGACAAAGCATATTCGGCACTTAGCACCACACTTGGCACACAGTGAGTCCTCGGCAAACGCTGTCATGAGCAGTAATCGTGATCACGATTAAACAGCAATAACACTCCCTGGGTTACGCACTGATCTCGGTTATTTGGCTGGAATTTTGGCTGTTTTGGAGACACTCTTGACAAATACTCTGACTATGGTGGCCCTTGCAGGGCCCCAAAAGATTGAGGAGGTGGCCtaggggacagggtggggaagTATGTTCCCTGTGAGAGCTTGAAGGTGACAGCCCAGATGAGAAAGTGAAGACATGGGTTGCAGCTTGGTCACTGTCCTGTGTTCTGCTTAGAAAGCTAAGGACCACGGATGGCCCAGATGTGCTCCCCACCCCATGTTCACCCCTCTGGAGGCTAAGCAATGAGGAAATGGGGTAAGGGTGCT
Above is a window of Lemur catta isolate mLemCat1 chromosome 3, mLemCat1.pri, whole genome shotgun sequence DNA encoding:
- the TRIM63 gene encoding E3 ubiquitin-protein ligase TRIM63 isoform X2, producing the protein MDYKSGLIQDGNPMENLEKQLICPICLEMFTKPVVILPCQHNLCRKCANDIFQAANPYWTNRGGSMSMSGGRFRCPSCRHEVIMDRHGVYGLQRNLLVENIIDIYKQECSSRPLQKGSHPMCKEHEDEKINIYCLTCEVPTCSMCKVFGAHKACEVAPLQNVFQGQKTELSNCISMLVAGNDRVQTIITQLEDSCRVTKENSHQVKETLSQKFDVLYAILDEKKSELLQRITQEQEEKLSFIEALIQQYQEQLDKSTKLVETAIQSLDEPGGATFLLSAKQLIKSIVEASKGCQLGKIEPGFENMDYFTLDLEYIADTLRAIDFGTDEEEEEFIEEEDQKEEESTEGKEEGHQLDE
- the TRIM63 gene encoding E3 ubiquitin-protein ligase TRIM63 isoform X1, which produces MDYKSGLIQDGNPMENLEKQLICPICLEMFTKPVVILPCQHNLCRKCANDIFQAANPYWTNRGGSMSMSGGRFRCPSCRHEVIMDRHGVYGLQRNLLVENIIDIYKQECSSRPLQKGSHPMCKEHEDEKINIYCLTCEVPTCSMCKVFGAHKACEVAPLQNVFQGQKTELSNCISMLVAGNDRVQTIITQLEDSCRVTKENSHQVKETLSQKFDVLYAILDEKKSELLQRITQEQEEKLSFIEALIQQYQEQLDKSTKLVETAIQSLDEPGGATFLLSAKQLIKSIVEASKGCQLGKIEPGFENMDYFTLDLEYIADTLRAIDFGTDEEEEEFIEEEDQKEEESTEGKEEGKQFISLHSFIPSSLHSFHNMRYLL